In Hahella sp. HNIBRBA332, the genomic window AGCCGGTGCCGAAATCATCCACGGCGCATTGAATACCGAATTCACTGAGGTGGCGCAGGGACGTAATGGCCTGATTCAGGTTCTCCATGAAGCTGGTTTCAGTGACCTCCAGCTCGATCAGAGAAGTAGGGATTTGGCGGCTTTCGATAATTTTCAGCACATGAGGCGCGAACTCTTTCTGTCTGAGCTGGTTGGCGGACAGGTTTATCGCCACCTTGATGTTGAAGCCCTGGCTGCGCCACTGATGAACCTGAGCGCAGGCTTCGTGCAGCACCCAGTCGCCAATCTCCAGGATGGTCTCATTGGCTTCGGCAATGGGGATGAAAACGTCCGGGGGAACCAGGCCGCGTTCTGGATGACGCCAGCGCAACAGCGCCTCGCAGCCCACAACCTGCTTCGAATTCAGGTCCATTTGCGGCTGGTAGACCAGAAACAGCTCGTTGTTCTGTATGGCCTTGGAGAGATCTCTCTCCAGTTTTTTTCGCTCGCGAATTTCGCTGTCTAGGCTGGCGACGTAGAACTGAAAGTGATTATTGGCGACTGACTTGGCCAGCATCATGGTTTGCTCGGCCTTTTGTAGAATCTTCTCCGCATCGCGGGCGTCGTCCGGGTAAATGGCGATGCCGATGGTGCAGGATACGGGGGTTAATTGGTCCTCAATCTCGAACGGACGACTGATTTCCCGTAGCAGCGATTCGGCGAAAGCCGCCACCCGGTAACTGCTGCTGACATTAAACAGGATCAGGGCGAATTGATCGCCGCCAAGTCGGCAGACCGTATGCACGCCGTCCCGTTGCGACAGCAGTCTCTCGGCGAAGGCCTGTAACAGCTTGTCTCCCTGGCTGTAGCCCAGTTGTTCGTTGATCGACTTAAAGTCGTCGATGCCGACGCAAAAAACCGCAAACTTCTGGTTCAGCGCTTCGGAGTCGTCCACCGCTGCGGCAATGTAGTTACTGAACAGAGATCGAGTCGGCAGGCCGGTGAGGGAATCGTACTGGGATAGTTTAATGATTCGCGCTTCCGCCGCCTGACGCTTCTGTTGGTGCTCCTCTATGGACTGCAAAAGGCTGTTGGCGGCGCGCACCCAACTGCCCAATTCGTCTTTTTCGTGTTGGCGGGGCACTGGGAGTGACTGCAGTCCGGGCTCAGCAGGGTTGATGCGTAGTAACGAATTGATGATGGCTTTAAGCGGCGCGGTTAACAGAAAGTGGTAGACCAGGTGCAGGACAAACGCCAGGAGTAGGGCGCGCAGGAGGCCGGTTAAGAAAATCAGTATGGAGCGTTCGAAAAACAGCGCTGACTTGGGTGCGGTATCCACGACGATTTTTAGCTCGCCGTAGTAGGTGGGCTGTGGCGTCGGACGAAATAAAGAGATGGCGTATTCACGCTCTTTGCCAAAGATGGCGTCGGTCATCCAGCGGCTTTGGGTTTCCTGCAGGGGTTTGGAGAGCTCTGCCAGAATAGTCTGATTGGGATGGGAGATGGCCGCATAACGGATGGACGGTTTTTCGAACAGGCCTTCCAGAACCTGTTGCGCCAAATCGGGATCAATGCTGTATACCGCCTGAGTGGCGGGGTCGCGCACAATGGCCAGAGTTTGTCTGGCTTCGTTGTCCATTTCCTCCACGGCGCGCATGGATTCGAAAATAATCTGACCAATGCTGAGTAAAACGCCTACCGCCAAGGCGGTAAACAGCACCCAGTTCATTAATTTGGCGGACAGGCTGTGTCGCCATTTTACTGGAGCGTTTTGCTTTTCTTGAACCATGCTGATTGATTGCTTCGACGCCGGCGGTGGTGTTTGTGTCAATCTTATTATCCCCTGCTATAGAAAGTGTAGTTATATACGGGGCAAAGTAACAGCATAGGCGCGCGGGAGTAGAGAGGGGGGGAGAAACTGAATATGTGGCGAGTGAAATAAAAACCGGAGAGTGGGGAGGGAACTGTCTGGGTGTGAGTCACGCCGGGGCGCGGGGCCCCGACGTTGGAGCGGATTAAGCGGCCAGGTTCTTGGCGACGAAATCCCAGTTCACCAGATTCCAGAATGCGTTCATGTAGTTAGGACGAACATTTCTGTAATCGATGTAGTAGGCGTGCTCCCAAACGTCAACAGTCAGCAGGGCAGTTTTGCCGTCAGTCATTGGCGTGCCCGCGTTGCTGGTGTTGAAGATTTCCAGAGAGCCGTCAGCGTTTTTGACCAACCAGGTCCATGCAGAACCGAAGTTGTTAACGGCTTTGTCAGTGAATTGGGTTTTGAAGCTTTCAAAGGAGCCGAAGGTTTTGTTGATAGCGTCCGCCAACTCGCCGGTAGGCTCGCCGCCGCCGTTAGGGCTCAAACAGTGCCAGTAGAAAGTATGGTTCCATATTTGGGCGGCGTTGTTGAAAACGGGGCCGCTCTTGGAAGCCATAATAATTTCTTCCAGAGACTTCCCTTCGTATTCAGTTCCTGGAACCAGACCGTTCAACTTATCGACGTAAGTTTTGTGGTGTTTACCGTAGTGGTATTCGATAGTTTCTTCGGAAATGTGCGGCGCAAGCGCATTCTTTTCGTAAGGGAGAGCAGGAAGTTCAAATGCCATGAGATTTTCTCCGTCTTTTTAAGTGTGTAATCCCGTGTAAGTCTCTGATTCTAGAGTATACAGACTGAGTAGGAAGAGATAGCTCCGAATCTCCGGAAATTCAGCCTGCAGGCTCAGGGTCATCACAGTATCACCCTGGGTATTGATGCCGGCCAGATGGCGACCGACAGAATTCTTTTGTTTGATCGCGCAGAATGATATCACCCGCATATATGGAGTGCTATCAAGGGTTTTTCAAGATTATTTATCAGACTTATTAATAAAATTAATAAGCTAGGTGAGTGATAGAACCAGATGGCTATAAGAAATGCGGGCGGTTTATTGGGGATGCCGGCCCATAAAAATGGGCCGGCAAAACGTTAGTCAAAGTGAGCCAGCGAGGAAGTGAAAGGCGTATGCTCCGGCACGAAGGGGAGGCATTTTTCCACTTTGGCGATCAACGCTTTGTAGTCTTCCGCAACAATGTTGATATGTCCCAGTTTGCGGCCTGCGCGTTCTTCTTTGCCGTACAGGTGCAGATGCGTGTCGCTGAGCGTCAGTACGCTTTCACGATCCGCATGGCGACCGATCAGGTTGATCATGCAGCTGACGCCGACAGGCTGGGTGTCGCCTAACGGTAAGCCGGCGACGGCGCGCAAGTGGTTCTCAAACTGC contains:
- a CDS encoding bifunctional diguanylate cyclase/phosphodiesterase — translated: MVQEKQNAPVKWRHSLSAKLMNWVLFTALAVGVLLSIGQIIFESMRAVEEMDNEARQTLAIVRDPATQAVYSIDPDLAQQVLEGLFEKPSIRYAAISHPNQTILAELSKPLQETQSRWMTDAIFGKEREYAISLFRPTPQPTYYGELKIVVDTAPKSALFFERSILIFLTGLLRALLLAFVLHLVYHFLLTAPLKAIINSLLRINPAEPGLQSLPVPRQHEKDELGSWVRAANSLLQSIEEHQQKRQAAEARIIKLSQYDSLTGLPTRSLFSNYIAAAVDDSEALNQKFAVFCVGIDDFKSINEQLGYSQGDKLLQAFAERLLSQRDGVHTVCRLGGDQFALILFNVSSSYRVAAFAESLLREISRPFEIEDQLTPVSCTIGIAIYPDDARDAEKILQKAEQTMMLAKSVANNHFQFYVASLDSEIRERKKLERDLSKAIQNNELFLVYQPQMDLNSKQVVGCEALLRWRHPERGLVPPDVFIPIAEANETILEIGDWVLHEACAQVHQWRSQGFNIKVAINLSANQLRQKEFAPHVLKIIESRQIPTSLIELEVTETSFMENLNQAITSLRHLSEFGIQCAVDDFGTGYSSLSYLKQLPIRKIKIDKQFVRDLMKDEDDTQIVHAIIQLGKSLRLDVIAEGVETPRQERFLKHDGCTLAQGYYYSKPVPPEEFIEFMKVSHAPQT
- the sodB gene encoding superoxide dismutase [Fe], whose amino-acid sequence is MAFELPALPYEKNALAPHISEETIEYHYGKHHKTYVDKLNGLVPGTEYEGKSLEEIIMASKSGPVFNNAAQIWNHTFYWHCLSPNGGGEPTGELADAINKTFGSFESFKTQFTDKAVNNFGSAWTWLVKNADGSLEIFNTSNAGTPMTDGKTALLTVDVWEHAYYIDYRNVRPNYMNAFWNLVNWDFVAKNLAA